In Kordiimonas pumila, a single genomic region encodes these proteins:
- a CDS encoding sulfite exporter TauE/SafE family protein: protein MIEILIDAFPLIVAGAGAGFLAGLLGIGGGIVTIPALFIVFEGIGIPIEWRMHCAIATSLTIIIATSISSVHAHNKKGGVDWSIMKDWWWPIMLGALAGSFFAKTLKTETLVYIFAAFATLVGLKMLLPLDKIKLGDKLPGGVFRFLNPGIIGFLSAIKGIGGGSFSVPYMTLYGVPIHRAVGTSSLAGLFISTFGGLGYFIEGRDVEGLPEGMAGFIHIPSVIVVASVAVFFAPLGAKAAHAIPRKILSILFGSFLVLATLRLILTVH, encoded by the coding sequence TGGGGCTGGGTTTTTGGCGGGGCTTCTTGGTATTGGCGGCGGTATTGTGACGATACCCGCGCTTTTTATTGTGTTTGAAGGCATTGGTATACCAATTGAATGGCGGATGCACTGTGCGATAGCGACATCACTCACCATCATTATAGCAACGAGTATTTCCAGTGTTCATGCTCATAATAAAAAAGGCGGCGTCGACTGGTCTATTATGAAAGATTGGTGGTGGCCTATTATGTTGGGAGCGCTAGCAGGTAGCTTCTTTGCAAAAACGCTGAAAACCGAAACACTGGTTTATATATTTGCTGCGTTTGCCACTTTAGTGGGGCTTAAAATGCTGTTGCCGCTTGATAAAATAAAGCTTGGTGACAAGCTACCCGGTGGAGTTTTTCGTTTTTTAAACCCCGGCATTATCGGTTTCTTGTCTGCTATTAAAGGGATTGGCGGCGGAAGCTTTTCAGTGCCTTACATGACGCTTTACGGTGTGCCTATTCACCGAGCGGTTGGTACATCTTCACTTGCTGGTTTGTTTATAAGCACATTTGGCGGTTTAGGGTATTTTATTGAGGGTAGGGATGTTGAAGGCCTGCCGGAAGGCATGGCAGGTTTTATCCATATCCCATCTGTGATTGTTGTGGCATCTGTGGCTGTATTTTTTGCGCCGCTGGGGGCAAAAGCAGCTCACGCTATCCCACGAAAAATACTCAGTATCCTCTTTGGGTCATTTTTGGTTTTGGCAACACTTCGGCTCATACTGACAGTACATTAA
- a CDS encoding SDR family NAD(P)-dependent oxidoreductase yields the protein MAGKLKGKLALVTGASRGIGRAVALRLAEEGADIIAVARNRSQGALEQLDDEITKLGRNCTITPFDLRDSDAIDRLGGAIYERWGKLDILVANAAILGPITPLGHMAPKDWSELLDINLTANWRLIRSMDPLLKLAEQGRAIFVTSGAAHSAKAYWGGYAVTKAALDALVQTYAKETCNTPLKVNLIDPGPIRTHMRSKAVPGEDPSSLPTPDDIAPLFLELASDSYTETGAIIKFYDWAGIKRS from the coding sequence ATGGCAGGTAAACTGAAAGGCAAGCTTGCCCTTGTAACTGGGGCATCCCGCGGTATTGGCCGGGCTGTTGCTTTAAGGCTAGCTGAAGAAGGCGCAGATATTATTGCTGTTGCCAGAAACCGTTCACAAGGCGCGCTTGAGCAACTTGATGATGAGATCACAAAGCTTGGTAGGAACTGCACTATCACCCCCTTTGACCTGCGAGACAGTGATGCTATTGACCGTCTAGGCGGCGCCATCTATGAACGCTGGGGTAAGCTTGACATTCTCGTTGCTAATGCCGCCATATTAGGCCCTATTACGCCGCTTGGGCATATGGCGCCTAAAGATTGGTCGGAACTGCTTGACATTAACCTCACAGCTAACTGGCGGCTTATCAGGTCTATGGATCCGCTTTTAAAGCTTGCAGAACAGGGACGGGCAATTTTTGTAACATCAGGAGCCGCGCATAGTGCAAAGGCTTACTGGGGTGGCTATGCAGTTACCAAAGCCGCCCTTGATGCACTTGTGCAGACCTATGCAAAAGAAACATGTAATACTCCCCTTAAGGTAAACCTGATAGACCCTGGCCCAATTCGCACACATATGCGGTCAAAAGCAGTGCCCGGTGAAGATCCTTCATCTCTTCCAACACCAGATGATATTGCCCCCCTGTTTCTGGAATTAGCGTCTGATAGCTACACTGAAACCGGTGCTATTATAAAGTTTTATGACTGGGCTGGCATTAAGCGTTCGTAA
- the purF gene encoding amidophosphoribosyltransferase codes for MADKLPLSTNPFDDDKLHEECGVFGIFGTPDASAHCALGLHALQHRGQEAAGITALKGDEFFTKRVLGQVADNFTSQDVIDSLPGNAAIGHVRYSTTGDTVLRNCQPLFAEFASGGFAIAHNGNITNAAHLRKSLVQRGSIFQSTSDTEVILHLIATSKYRTLMDRYVDAVGQLEGAYALVSLTREGLIGFRDPLGVRPLVLGQLEKSYILCSETCALDIIGAEYVRDIEPGELIVISDTGMHSVKPFPEEKPRPCIFEHVYFARPDSYMNSMSVYEVRKRIGAELAREKHVDADLVIPVPDSGTPAAIGYAQESGIPFELGIIRNHYVGRTFIEPSDQIRHFGVKLKHNANRWHIKGKRIILVDDSIVRGTTSLKIVNMMREAGATEVHMRIASPPTAHSCFYGVDTPERGKLLAARMDLEAMRDYINADSLAFLTIDGLYRAVNQPKGRDNKAPAYCDACFTGDYPTFLTDQSAQDQNERQLDMIANSGA; via the coding sequence ATGGCAGACAAGCTCCCCCTCTCCACCAATCCATTTGACGATGACAAGCTGCACGAAGAGTGCGGCGTTTTCGGCATTTTTGGTACACCGGATGCATCGGCACACTGTGCCCTAGGGCTTCATGCCCTGCAGCACCGGGGACAGGAAGCAGCGGGCATCACAGCCCTCAAAGGCGACGAATTTTTTACAAAGCGTGTGCTTGGGCAAGTTGCTGATAACTTTACAAGCCAAGATGTGATAGATAGCTTGCCGGGCAATGCAGCCATTGGCCATGTGCGCTATTCCACAACAGGTGATACCGTTCTTAGGAACTGTCAGCCGTTATTTGCCGAATTTGCATCAGGCGGCTTTGCTATTGCCCATAATGGCAATATTACCAACGCAGCTCACCTCAGAAAATCACTTGTTCAGCGTGGCTCTATTTTCCAGTCAACAAGTGATACCGAAGTTATTTTGCATTTAATTGCAACCAGTAAATACCGCACATTGATGGACCGCTATGTGGATGCTGTAGGCCAACTTGAAGGTGCTTACGCTCTTGTATCGCTTACTCGTGAAGGCCTTATTGGCTTCCGTGATCCACTTGGTGTTAGACCTTTGGTGTTGGGCCAATTGGAAAAGAGCTATATCCTTTGCTCTGAAACATGCGCACTAGACATTATTGGTGCTGAATATGTACGGGACATTGAACCCGGTGAATTGATCGTTATTTCGGATACAGGCATGCACTCGGTGAAACCATTTCCAGAGGAAAAACCACGCCCCTGTATTTTTGAACATGTTTATTTTGCTCGCCCTGACAGCTACATGAACAGCATGAGCGTTTACGAAGTTCGGAAACGTATTGGCGCAGAACTTGCTCGCGAAAAACATGTCGATGCAGATCTTGTTATACCAGTACCTGATTCGGGCACACCTGCCGCGATTGGCTATGCACAAGAATCCGGCATTCCTTTTGAGCTTGGTATCATTCGCAATCACTATGTTGGCCGCACGTTTATCGAGCCAAGCGACCAGATCAGGCACTTTGGTGTTAAATTGAAGCACAATGCAAACCGCTGGCACATTAAAGGTAAACGAATCATTCTGGTTGACGATTCGATTGTGCGTGGCACAACATCCTTGAAAATTGTAAACATGATGCGCGAAGCTGGCGCAACGGAAGTTCACATGCGCATTGCATCACCGCCAACAGCTCACAGCTGTTTTTACGGCGTGGACACACCTGAACGCGGTAAATTGCTGGCAGCTCGTATGGATCTTGAAGCCATGCGCGACTATATTAATGCAGACTCACTGGCTTTCCTGACCATTGATGGCCTTTACCGCGCAGTGAACCAGCCTAAAGGCCGTGATAACAAAGCCCCTGCTTACTGTGATGCTTGCTTCACTGGTGATTACCCCACATTCCTTACAGACCAATCAGCACAAGATCAGAACGAGCGCCAGCTTGATATGATTGCTAACTCTGGGGCTTAA
- a CDS encoding CvpA family protein: protein MDAGSLTAFDIGVLIIVALSTLLAFGKGFATVALSLAAWVGAILAVVFGFTAVQPYGRDLISPNELADIITLLVVFFVSLFILKQLAGFIGGMIKNGPAGFLDRSLGALFGLLRGMVIVSLLYFGFVKLFPGKEQPDWMQEARLKPLVAWGAEMLEGYASEALGRDPKDVGSEYLQKAADAVPSQFIEEELEKQAAKYIEQNQEKLDDLINQVTDDVKKSKSGS from the coding sequence ATGGATGCAGGAAGTCTAACAGCATTTGATATTGGCGTGCTGATTATTGTGGCACTTTCAACCCTCCTTGCCTTTGGCAAAGGCTTTGCCACTGTTGCTCTTAGTTTGGCAGCATGGGTTGGGGCCATTCTCGCTGTAGTGTTTGGTTTCACGGCTGTTCAACCTTATGGCCGTGACCTTATATCACCCAATGAACTTGCTGATATTATTACCCTGCTTGTTGTGTTCTTTGTTTCACTTTTTATTTTAAAGCAACTGGCGGGCTTTATCGGCGGTATGATCAAAAATGGTCCTGCTGGTTTTCTTGACCGTTCGCTTGGTGCCTTATTTGGCTTACTGCGCGGCATGGTCATTGTTTCCCTGCTTTATTTTGGCTTTGTTAAACTTTTCCCCGGTAAAGAACAACCTGACTGGATGCAGGAAGCCCGGCTAAAACCGCTCGTTGCGTGGGGGGCGGAAATGCTTGAAGGCTACGCGTCAGAAGCTTTAGGCCGCGATCCCAAAGATGTTGGCAGCGAATATCTGCAAAAAGCAGCTGATGCTGTACCAAGCCAGTTTATCGAAGAAGAACTTGAAAAACAGGCTGCTAAGTACATAGAACAAAATCAGGAAAAGCTAGATGACCTGATAAATCAGGTTACGGATGACGTTAAGAAATCCAAGAGCGGTTCCTGA
- the radA gene encoding DNA repair protein RadA → MAKPPKSYVCNNCGTAYRRWQGKCEECNEWNTISLEDAVVSGAPKGLSGKKGQTVALVSLDEPIPDAPRLMTGISELDRALGGGLVPGSAILIGGDPGIGKSTLLLQAMGALALKGEDCVYFSGEEATAQVQMRANRLGLRGAPLKLGCETSLRDILTTLDSSKPPKAVVIDSIQTLYADHVESAPGTVSQVRVCAHELISYAKRRGTIVLLVGHVTKDGQIAGPRVLEHMVDTVLYFEGDRGHQFRILRAVKNRFGGTDEIGVFEMTGIGLEEVPNPSALFLAGHNAREPGSAVFAGIEGTRPVLVEIQALVARSSAANPRRAVVGWDSGRLAMVLAVLDARAGLGLAGCDVYLNVAGGLKISEPAADIAVAAALVSSLSQIPLPDETVVFGELSLSGDIRSVAQTEARLKEAAKLGFVKAMTPPSQKKTDKDIGIEQQTLARVSDLVAHFFPEGIN, encoded by the coding sequence ATGGCTAAGCCCCCTAAATCCTACGTTTGCAACAATTGCGGTACTGCATATCGCCGCTGGCAGGGCAAATGTGAAGAATGCAACGAATGGAATACCATCTCTCTTGAAGATGCCGTTGTTTCAGGCGCCCCAAAAGGCCTTAGCGGCAAAAAAGGCCAAACTGTCGCCCTTGTATCCCTTGATGAACCAATACCGGATGCTCCGCGCCTCATGACAGGTATTAGCGAACTTGACCGCGCTTTGGGTGGTGGCTTGGTACCCGGTAGTGCCATTCTAATTGGCGGCGATCCGGGCATAGGGAAATCAACCCTTTTACTGCAGGCAATGGGCGCACTAGCCTTAAAAGGCGAAGACTGTGTTTACTTCTCAGGGGAAGAAGCGACCGCACAAGTACAAATGCGGGCAAACAGGCTCGGCCTCAGAGGTGCTCCCTTAAAGCTTGGCTGTGAAACCAGCCTACGCGATATCCTGACAACACTAGATAGCAGCAAGCCACCCAAAGCCGTGGTTATTGATTCTATTCAAACCCTCTATGCGGACCATGTTGAATCTGCCCCCGGCACAGTTAGTCAGGTTCGTGTATGTGCTCATGAATTGATCAGCTATGCCAAACGGCGCGGCACTATTGTTTTGCTTGTTGGTCATGTTACAAAAGACGGCCAGATTGCCGGGCCTCGTGTTCTTGAACATATGGTTGATACTGTGCTTTATTTTGAAGGCGATAGGGGCCATCAATTCAGGATTTTACGGGCTGTCAAAAACCGTTTTGGCGGCACAGATGAAATCGGCGTTTTTGAAATGACCGGCATTGGCCTTGAGGAAGTGCCAAATCCCTCTGCCCTCTTCCTTGCAGGCCATAACGCCCGTGAACCCGGCAGTGCCGTTTTTGCTGGCATTGAAGGAACACGCCCAGTTCTTGTTGAAATACAGGCCCTTGTTGCACGATCCAGTGCCGCTAACCCACGCCGCGCAGTTGTAGGCTGGGATAGTGGTAGGTTAGCCATGGTTCTTGCAGTGCTTGATGCCCGCGCAGGCCTTGGTCTTGCAGGCTGTGACGTATATCTTAATGTGGCAGGCGGGCTTAAAATATCAGAGCCCGCAGCCGATATTGCTGTTGCCGCCGCCCTTGTTTCAAGCCTTTCTCAAATCCCTCTGCCTGATGAAACGGTGGTCTTTGGCGAACTAAGCCTATCTGGTGATATTAGAAGTGTTGCCCAAACAGAAGCACGCCTGAAAGAGGCCGCAAAACTTGGCTTTGTAAAAGCGATGACCCCACCTTCACAAAAAAAGACAGACAAGGACATAGGCATCGAACAGCAGACCCTCGCACGCGTTAGCGATCTGGTTGCTCACTTTTTTCCTGAAGGCATTAACTAA
- a CDS encoding ABC transporter ATP-binding protein: MTSTPMIELSDVQKSFGSKTVLNGVDLSIPKGQSLVIIGGSGTGKSVTLKCILGLLKPDSGVITVDGQDATKLGSRDRKALLQKFGMLFQGAALFDSLPVWQNVAFGLIQGQGMNKKDAREIATEKLRRVGLSPDVGLLSPSELSGGMQKRVGLARAIAAEPEIIFFDEPTTGLDPIMADVINDLIVECVQDLGATTLSITHDMASARKIADRIAMLYQGKIIWEGPKADIDRSGNDYVTQFISGSATGPIQMELLKN, translated from the coding sequence ATGACTTCCACCCCAATGATAGAACTATCTGACGTTCAAAAATCTTTCGGTTCTAAAACCGTATTAAATGGAGTTGATCTCTCAATTCCTAAAGGCCAATCCCTTGTCATCATTGGAGGCTCTGGTACTGGAAAATCCGTTACGCTTAAGTGCATCTTAGGCCTTTTGAAGCCTGATAGCGGTGTTATTACAGTTGATGGGCAAGATGCCACCAAACTTGGTAGCCGCGACCGTAAAGCGCTTTTACAAAAGTTTGGTATGCTTTTTCAGGGTGCTGCCCTTTTTGATAGCTTGCCCGTTTGGCAAAATGTTGCTTTTGGTTTGATCCAAGGGCAAGGCATGAACAAAAAAGATGCACGGGAAATCGCTACCGAGAAATTGCGCCGCGTAGGCTTATCGCCCGATGTGGGGCTGCTTTCCCCTTCCGAGCTTTCTGGCGGCATGCAAAAGCGTGTTGGTCTTGCCCGTGCCATAGCCGCAGAACCGGAAATAATCTTTTTTGATGAGCCCACAACCGGCCTAGACCCGATCATGGCAGATGTTATCAATGATTTGATTGTAGAGTGTGTGCAGGATTTAGGGGCAACAACACTGTCAATCACCCACGACATGGCAAGTGCACGCAAAATTGCTGATCGAATTGCCATGTTGTATCAGGGTAAAATTATTTGGGAAGGCCCAAAAGCGGATATTGACCGCTCAGGAAATGACTATGTTACCCAGTTCATATCAGGAAGTGCGACAGGTCCCATTCAAATGGAGCTGTTGAAAAACTGA
- a CDS encoding MlaE family ABC transporter permease: MYNPLAITGRVFLAALAEIGRLALFAGHALRHLVSPPIYWRLIAQQMWLIGYNSLPVVGLTALFTGAALAQQIFVGGSRFNAESVVPGVVVIAIVRELGPVLGGLMVAGRVSSAMAAELGTMRVTEQIDALYTLSTDPFKYLVAPRLLASVLTLPLLVLVANIIGVLGGFLIGTERLGLNGSTYLQVTADFLEQTDIVSSLVKAAVFGFFIALMGSYHGYNSSGGAQGVGKATTNAVVSAFIAILMANLIITVIVFGGKA; the protein is encoded by the coding sequence GTGTATAATCCTCTTGCTATTACAGGCCGGGTATTTCTGGCTGCTCTTGCCGAGATAGGTAGGTTAGCTCTTTTTGCGGGTCACGCCCTACGGCACCTTGTAAGCCCACCTATATACTGGCGCCTTATTGCCCAGCAAATGTGGCTCATTGGCTACAATAGTTTGCCTGTTGTTGGTCTAACCGCCCTCTTTACTGGTGCCGCCCTTGCCCAGCAGATATTTGTAGGTGGCAGCAGATTTAATGCAGAATCGGTAGTGCCGGGCGTTGTTGTAATCGCAATTGTTCGGGAACTAGGGCCTGTTCTTGGCGGCCTTATGGTGGCAGGCCGTGTTTCTAGTGCGATGGCAGCAGAACTTGGCACCATGCGTGTTACCGAGCAAATAGACGCTCTTTACACACTTTCAACCGATCCTTTTAAATATCTGGTAGCACCACGCCTTTTAGCATCTGTCCTTACACTACCGCTTTTAGTGTTGGTCGCTAATATTATTGGCGTACTGGGCGGTTTTCTCATTGGCACAGAACGGCTAGGCCTCAACGGCTCTACCTATTTGCAAGTTACAGCTGACTTTCTGGAACAAACCGATATTGTTTCGTCTCTGGTTAAAGCTGCTGTTTTTGGCTTTTTCATTGCACTGATGGGCAGCTATCATGGCTATAACAGTAGTGGTGGTGCCCAAGGTGTAGGGAAAGCAACAACAAACGCTGTCGTATCAGCCTTCATTGCTATCTTGATGGCAAACCTGATTATCACCGTGATTGTATTTGGGGGTAAAGCATGA
- a CDS encoding enoyl-CoA hydratase-related protein codes for MMTNFKAITFEKTNNLAIIALNRPECLNALNATMKLELLEAIRHVGAKHSGIRGLLITGTGRGFCAGADLIETPENKDAGSDLIDTFHPFLQELMALDIPVVTAVNGIAAGAGMSIALSADIVFASESAEFLQAFVKIGLVPDAGSSYILPRLIGEARAKAMMMLGEQLPAQTAYDWGMVHKVVSAENLMTEALDTAQKLACGPSIALAGIRTLLKESWRNSYSEQLQLEALIQRTSSQTKDCVEGVTAFAQKRVPHFSGQ; via the coding sequence ATGATGACAAATTTCAAGGCTATTACATTCGAGAAAACGAATAATCTGGCTATTATTGCTTTAAACAGGCCGGAATGCCTAAATGCCCTTAATGCAACAATGAAGCTTGAGCTGCTAGAAGCCATCCGGCATGTAGGTGCTAAACACTCAGGCATCAGAGGCTTGCTGATAACTGGCACTGGCCGTGGTTTCTGTGCAGGCGCGGACCTGATAGAAACACCTGAAAACAAAGATGCGGGCAGTGACTTAATAGATACCTTCCATCCCTTTTTACAGGAGCTAATGGCGCTTGATATCCCTGTTGTTACCGCCGTTAATGGCATCGCGGCAGGAGCTGGTATGAGCATTGCCCTTTCTGCTGATATTGTGTTTGCCTCAGAATCAGCAGAATTTTTGCAAGCTTTTGTGAAAATAGGCCTCGTACCTGACGCTGGTAGTAGCTATATTTTACCCCGCCTTATTGGCGAAGCCCGCGCAAAAGCCATGATGATGCTGGGAGAGCAGCTTCCCGCACAAACGGCCTATGATTGGGGTATGGTCCATAAAGTAGTATCTGCCGAAAACCTTATGACAGAGGCTTTGGATACTGCACAAAAGCTGGCATGTGGCCCAAGTATTGCGCTTGCAGGTATTCGTACCCTTTTGAAGGAAAGCTGGAGAAACAGTTATAGCGAGCAACTACAGCTGGAAGCTCTCATACAGCGCACCTCCAGCCAAACAAAAGATTGTGTTGAAGGGGTGACAGCTTTCGCCCAAAAAAGGGTGCCACATTTCAGCGGTCAATAA